The Flavobacterium piscisymbiosum genome includes a region encoding these proteins:
- the ligA gene encoding NAD-dependent DNA ligase LigA, whose translation MNIQDTIQTLRDELNQHNYNYYVLDNSTISDYDFDIKLKELQDLENKHPEFFDEHSPTQRVGGMVTKNFKTIAHQYRMYSLDNSYSKEDLLDWENRIQKVLGNVNLQYTCELKYDGASISITYENGKLVQALTRGDGFQGDEVTNNIKTIRSIPLQLKGNYPERFDIRGEIILPFAGFEKMNQELIEIGETPYSNPRNTASGSLKLQDSAEVAKRPLECLLYFVTGNNLPFSSQYEGLESARKWGFKVPSEAKLVNNMQEVFDFIDYWDVHRHNLPYETDGVVVKVNSIQYQEELGYTAKSPRWAIAYKFKSEQVSTQLNSITYQVGRTGAITPVANLAPVQLAGTIVKRASLHNADQIEKLDIRINDTVFVEKGGEIIPKIIAVDLSKRPENSEVTHYITHCPECETELVRNAGEANHYCPNFYGCPPQIIGRIQHYISRKAMDIEGLGGETVALLFKNGLVHNYADLYELKVEDILHLERMAKKSAENLVNGVEKSKEIPFESVLFALGIRFVGETVAKKLAKHYKNIDALRQATLMDLILVDEIGERIARSVIEFFENEENQKIIERLKSYGIQFQIVEKINPNATEKFIGKTFVVSGVFTQFSRDELKKAIEDNGGKVGSSISAKTDFVVAGDNMGPAKLEKANKLNIPILSEEDFINKLNESE comes from the coding sequence ATGAATATTCAAGACACCATTCAGACTTTAAGAGACGAACTTAATCAGCACAATTACAATTATTATGTGTTAGATAATTCCACAATTTCTGATTACGATTTTGATATAAAACTAAAAGAACTTCAGGATTTAGAAAATAAACATCCGGAATTTTTTGACGAACATTCTCCAACGCAGCGAGTAGGAGGAATGGTTACCAAGAACTTCAAAACTATAGCACATCAATATCGTATGTATTCTTTGGATAATTCTTATTCGAAAGAAGATTTGCTGGATTGGGAAAACCGAATTCAAAAAGTTCTCGGAAACGTGAATTTGCAATATACCTGCGAATTAAAATACGACGGAGCATCGATAAGTATTACTTACGAAAACGGAAAATTAGTACAAGCCTTAACTCGTGGTGATGGTTTTCAGGGTGATGAGGTTACTAACAACATCAAAACAATACGATCAATTCCGTTACAATTAAAAGGAAATTATCCGGAAAGATTCGATATTCGTGGCGAAATTATTCTGCCATTTGCCGGTTTCGAAAAAATGAATCAGGAATTAATTGAAATAGGAGAAACACCCTATTCGAACCCAAGAAATACAGCATCAGGAAGTTTAAAATTGCAAGATAGTGCTGAGGTTGCAAAACGTCCGTTAGAATGTTTATTGTATTTTGTAACAGGTAATAATTTACCTTTTTCGTCTCAATATGAAGGCTTAGAATCAGCCAGAAAATGGGGTTTTAAAGTGCCAAGCGAAGCAAAATTAGTCAACAATATGCAGGAAGTTTTTGACTTCATCGATTATTGGGATGTTCACCGCCATAATTTACCTTATGAAACTGATGGAGTTGTTGTAAAAGTAAACAGCATTCAATACCAGGAAGAATTAGGATATACAGCAAAATCACCGCGTTGGGCCATCGCTTATAAATTCAAATCAGAACAAGTTTCGACCCAATTAAATTCTATTACCTATCAGGTAGGCCGCACGGGAGCGATAACGCCTGTAGCAAATTTAGCGCCTGTACAATTGGCAGGAACAATTGTAAAAAGAGCCTCATTACACAATGCAGATCAGATTGAAAAATTAGATATTAGAATAAATGACACCGTTTTTGTTGAAAAAGGAGGCGAAATCATTCCTAAAATTATTGCCGTAGATCTATCAAAACGTCCTGAAAATTCAGAAGTTACACATTATATCACGCATTGTCCGGAATGTGAGACCGAATTAGTCAGAAACGCCGGAGAAGCCAATCATTACTGTCCTAATTTTTACGGATGTCCTCCGCAGATTATAGGCAGAATCCAGCATTATATTTCAAGAAAAGCAATGGATATTGAAGGTTTGGGAGGCGAAACAGTAGCTTTGCTTTTTAAGAATGGATTGGTACATAATTATGCCGATTTATACGAATTAAAAGTAGAAGATATTTTGCACTTAGAAAGAATGGCAAAAAAATCTGCAGAAAATCTGGTAAATGGTGTCGAGAAATCAAAAGAAATTCCTTTCGAAAGCGTATTATTTGCCCTTGGGATCCGCTTTGTTGGAGAAACCGTTGCTAAAAAATTAGCCAAACATTACAAAAATATCGACGCACTTCGCCAGGCCACTTTAATGGATTTGATTCTGGTAGACGAAATTGGCGAAAGAATTGCCAGAAGTGTAATTGAGTTCTTCGAAAATGAAGAAAACCAAAAAATTATTGAACGCTTAAAAAGTTACGGCATTCAGTTTCAAATTGTCGAAAAAATAAACCCAAATGCTACTGAAAAATTCATCGGAAAAACATTTGTAGTTTCTGGTGTTTTTACTCAATTTTCAAGAGATGAACTAAAAAAAGCCATCGAAGATAATGGAGGTAAAGTAGGAAGTTCAATTTCTGCCAAAACAGATTTTGTCGTAGCCGGAGATAATATGGGGCCTGCAAAATTAGAAAAGGCGAATAAATTAAATATCCCTATCTTGTCTGAAGAAGATTTTATAAACAAATTAAATGAAAGCGAATAA
- a CDS encoding lysoplasmalogenase family protein, translating to MKANKPSLILFFLALLCTIIFDWTEQDFFALYAKAIVLPAIFIYFLISSEFKIGKTEILIFLFCFIGQVFDLMDIEVSEIGGVICFLVVYLLLVKIFIQEHEKIKLTKKDILPVSIVIIFIVYLLVSVLSLQFDNLKKFNFMYAFYGVVLSVLSYFAFVSYITKGTHIALLMSLMAISYIFSDIFYIFNEYFSYSVVLVLIRDITQILAYFFMAEYFLEKAKIHKKVLYNN from the coding sequence ATGAAAGCGAATAAACCGTCTTTGATTTTATTCTTTTTAGCCCTGCTTTGTACGATCATTTTTGATTGGACGGAGCAGGATTTTTTTGCGCTATATGCCAAGGCCATTGTGCTCCCTGCCATTTTTATTTATTTTTTAATAAGCAGTGAGTTTAAGATAGGGAAAACTGAAATCCTGATTTTTCTATTTTGTTTTATAGGTCAGGTTTTTGATTTAATGGATATTGAAGTTTCAGAAATTGGCGGAGTAATATGTTTTTTGGTTGTATATCTATTACTGGTGAAAATTTTTATACAAGAACATGAAAAAATAAAGCTAACCAAAAAAGATATTTTGCCCGTATCTATAGTTATTATTTTTATTGTTTATCTCCTCGTTTCTGTTTTGAGTTTACAATTCGATAATCTCAAAAAGTTTAATTTTATGTATGCTTTTTATGGAGTTGTGCTCAGTGTTTTAAGCTATTTTGCGTTTGTAAGTTATATAACAAAAGGAACACATATCGCGTTATTGATGTCGCTAATGGCAATTAGTTACATCTTTTCGGATATATTCTACATTTTCAACGAATACTTTTCATACTCAGTTGTCCTGGTCTTAATTCGCGACATAACTCAAATTTTGGCTTATTTCTTTATGGCAGAGTACTTTCTTGAAAAAGCCAAAATTCATAAAAAGGTATTATACAATAATTGA